A segment of the Rattus rattus isolate New Zealand chromosome 4, Rrattus_CSIRO_v1, whole genome shotgun sequence genome:
CTCTCCTCCGGGAGACACTTTTGTTTCCCGCTTTGTCTCTTATAACAAAGACAAGGGGGGGGAAATGCATTCCTGTTTTGAAAAGCATCAAGTCATCACTTCTTTTCAGGGTATGAAACCAAATAAAACATTCTTCTTCGCTCTGCCTCCCGCCTTCCCTAGAGAATGAAAAAGGAGCAGACTGTATCTACCACTGGGCTCCTTGGCCTCCTCTCGGAAACCTTCTCGGGCATCTCCGCGTTAGGACTCTAGCAGACAGGACTCCCCGGCCTTCCAAATGCTTATTTTACTAGACTTGAAAGGAGTAGGGAAGGAAAAACAGGCGGGAGGGGGTCCGGGAGGAGGACTGTAAGGTCTGACCCTGGAAATTAACCCATCTGGGCTCCAGTTTGGCCCCAGTGAAAAGAGATTATGGTTTGACCACCGCTTGACAAGGGCACCGCAGGGGGTCCCCATTTTGGCCACAAAGCCTAGGCTGCAGACAGAGCGgtatcctcccccacccccaccccctccctcactGGAGTGAGGACAGCCACTTGCCTTGCAGCAGGGGATTGGACTCACAACCCTGGCTCATCTCTGGTGCCTGACGAACTCACCAGTCTCTGCTGATCTCAGCCTTTCCCTTAGACCCTAGCCAGCCCGTATCTTTCACAGTTAGCATCGTCCTGCAAGTCTTAGCCAGAAGTCTTTTCAACCACTGCCTTCGCCTTTTCATTTGGGCCTCCTCTCAAGACCATCTCTCACCCCAAATTTCTTCTCACCTCCAAATAACTTCTCACTTCCACATTAAAGCTCagtggagggggcagggagtTTACAGAAACAAGCCCCCCACCCAACAGTTCTTTCCCTACCATGCCTCTCCTCCTGCGAAAGAGTAGAAGTGGCAAGGGTGGGGTAAGGACCAGGGCTCATACCGCAGTCTCCCCCTTGCTGCTGTGGCTGAGTCTGTGGTAGAAGCGACGCCATGACTGCAGGGTCTTGCCCGACCAGATCCAGAAGCCGGTAGTGATGCCCACGATCATGGTCATCAGGTACTTGATCATGAAGACTGTAAAGTCGGGGCTCATGGGCGAGAAGTGGCCCGGGGGGCAGGGCACAGCGTAGCTCTTGCAGGTCTGCAGGAGCCAGGTGCGCTCCCAGTGCTCGCGGAAGGCCTGCTCGTAAAAGTAGCAGGCCAGCACGATGGTGGCTGGGACCGTGTAGAGCACGCTGAAGACGCCAATGCGCACCATGAGCTTCTCCAGCTTCTCCGTCTTGGTGCCATCGTGCTTCATGATGGTGCGGATGCGAAAGAGAGACACAAAGCCGGCCAACAGGAAGGACGTACCGATGAAGAGGTAGACGAACAAGGGCGCCAGCACGAAGCCCCGCAGTGCATCCACACTAGACAGGCCCACGTAGCACACTCCACTGAGTAGGTCACCATCCACCTGGCCCATGGCCAAGATGGTGATTGTCTTGACCGCTGGCACAGCCCACGCGGCCAGATGAAAGTACTGCGAGTTGGCCTCGATGGCCTCGTGGCCCCACTTCATGCCAGCTGCCAGGAACCAAGTGAGGGAAAGAATGACCCACCAGATGGAGCTGGCCATGCCGAAGAAGTAAAGCACCATGAAGAGGATGGTGCAGCCCTCCTTCTTGGTGCCCTGCGCCACCGTGCGGTAGCCATCGTCCGAGAAGCGCTCCACGCACACGGCACGGTCCTCTAGCAGGAAGCCCGCCACGTGCGCCACTGCCACCATGAAGTAGCAGCCCGATAGGAAGATAATGGGTCGCTCTGGATAGCTGAAGCGACGCATGTCCACTAGGTAGGTGAGCACCGTGAAGAGCGTCgaggcacagcacagcactgacCACACACCTACCCAGAGGCGGGCGAAACGTCTCTCCTCTTCTTTAAAGTACATGAGGCCGTTAGCACGGCCTGGCTCACACGGGGCACCGCAGTCACGCTCGCCTAGGAAACGGTAGCCCAGGTAGGGGGGGACCTTAAGCTGACGCGggcaagagaaggggaaagaccaGCGGCCTCTGCCATCTGAGGGGGACATCGCAGTGAAAGGCGGGTCTGGCAGGTAGGGAGCAGTAGGGTAGGCGGTGGGACTACCGCCTGCGCCCCCGGAGCCGTCGGACGTGTTCTGCCCCACGCATATCTCGCCGGCGCCGTGCACCGGGAAGTTCTCGCAGCGCAGCCGCTCCGGCCACTGGAAGCCGAACTTGTTCATGAGCGCCTCGCAGCCCTGTCGGGCGCGCTCGCACAAGGAACGGCACGGAGGAATGGCTTGGTCGAGCACGGTGCACACGGGTGCGTACATAGAGCATAAGAAGAAGCGCAGCTCGGGAGAACACTGCACCTTTACCAGAGGGTAGAACTGGTGCACCTCGAGGCCCGCGTCCTCTTGGTTCGTGTGGCCCAGCAGGTTGGGCAGGATGGTCTGGTTGTAGGCGATATCCGTGCACAACGGGATGGAGATGGGCTGGCAGAAGCCGTGGTCCGGTACCGAGATGCCTTTCTCGCCGTGGTATGGCTGAGCCCCGGTGTCCGTGGGCAGCGCGCCCAGAAGAGCAAGCACCAAGGCGCAGAGGCCCAGGGGCGAGTGCGACGCCTCCGTGCCGGGGCCCCGCATCGCCGGCCGAGAGTGCAGCGGCGTTCTCAGCTGGAGGAAAAAGACGGGGCGCTGGGGAGCGGCTTGGATGCAGGGAGGCGCCGCCGCGCCCGGCGCATGAGAGTCCTCCCGGCGCCGGGGCCGGGCCGTGGGCGGCGCGGAGCCGAGGGTGCTAGGGTGCCTGCACAGCGGGGGCGAGGCCGCCAGCCGAGGGGGCGCCGCAGCCGCCTCCGCGTGGCACTCACGCGGCCTCCAGGGGTTCAAACTCCTGGGCCTGGAGTGGGGGAATCGAGGGGGGTGTCGCCTTACCCTCCCCGCCGAGACGTAACGGTGCGGCTTTCTCTGCGGCGACGAGCAACAAGCGTCTCCGGTTACCCTTCAAAGTTTGCCCAAGTTTCTCGAGCCCCGGGCGCACGCCGATGCGCACGTCCCCTACACCAAGCCGGGCCTCCGCCAGGCCAGCGCCCAGCGTCCCCGCTTGCTCGCTCTGGTCGTCGCTTGGGTGCTGCTCCACCTTCTCTCCTTGAGGCCCCGCGGGCCACCGCTGCCGCCTCCTCTGATTCTGGAGCCTCCTTCAGTCCTAGGAAGGTCGGCCCCAAGTTTCAAGTCAAAGGGCTCGTTCTTGCTTTGACTCCGATCGGTGCTCGGGAGGTAAGAGCTAGACAAGCTCGCTTTGGAAACGTAGTAGCGCGGAATCCGAAGCCCCGAAGCCCCTTCACCCGCGGTCGGCCTGCCCCGCACAGTCCCAGCCCGCGACTCCCCGCGTCCGCCACCGCCCGCTAGGGAAGGAGTGCAGAGTAACGCCTGGGAGCTGCACTGGTGGCTAGAAGAAGCGTCGGGCTCGCAGGGCTCTGggccgccccgccccctcccctccccccattcacAAACCACTCCGGGGGCGGGCCCCGAGCCTTCTGGACGTCCAATAGAGCgctttgttttctctgtggcCGCCTTCCGATTGGGTGGAAGTCGGAAGGAGAGGCCGAGGGAACGAGGAAGGCGGTGCCTGAAGCGCTCTGGGCGGATTCCTGAGGGGAGGGGCGGAGGGCTGAGAGAGAAAAGTTAGGAAAAACTTTTACCCAGAATTTGCTCGGGGGAGAAAAACGCACCAGAAAGGCAACTTGCTTGAAAGATTGGTTCCTCTTCCGTGTACCCTAAAATACACATTCCCGAGCAAAAGGGGGCATTCGCCGAAGGCTTTGGCGAGAAGCTGAGAATAGCACAGTGCCAGGGCGGAGAGACGTGACCCAGAGTCACGTTAGCCTTGCCTGGCTGACTAGAGCGGGAGGATTTTAGTTAGCATCAGTGTGGTCGAGGAAGGGGTGCGACTAAGGACCGTTTTTTTCTTCCCATACCCCAGCCGACCACGTGAAGCCAtaatcccctctccctcccccagttaCAAAAAGGGGGGCCGCCCGGAGGGAGAAACCGGAGTCGGCCGAGGGGCGGACTTGTGGCGGGAGGAAGTGCAGACCCTCGGAGGAGAGGGCCCAGAGCTGGGGGTTGCGCGGCACTCACGAGCCTGCCACCCCTCCCGGGCACACTGCTGGGAGCCTGGGATGCCCAAGAGGCTCTGGGGTTTTGGAGAGCTCTAAGGCAGCTCTGGGGGAATGCTTATGAGAGTAACCTGAGACCGAGGGCCTCAGAACTCTCTGTATGATTTACAGAGCGCCTTCGGTTGCCCCGTTTCCCCTTCTTTCTGAGGTGTG
Coding sequences within it:
- the Fzd7 gene encoding frizzled-7, which codes for MRGPGTEASHSPLGLCALVLALLGALPTDTGAQPYHGEKGISVPDHGFCQPISIPLCTDIAYNQTILPNLLGHTNQEDAGLEVHQFYPLVKVQCSPELRFFLCSMYAPVCTVLDQAIPPCRSLCERARQGCEALMNKFGFQWPERLRCENFPVHGAGEICVGQNTSDGSGGAGGSPTAYPTAPYLPDPPFTAMSPSDGRGRWSFPFSCPRQLKVPPYLGYRFLGERDCGAPCEPGRANGLMYFKEEERRFARLWVGVWSVLCCASTLFTVLTYLVDMRRFSYPERPIIFLSGCYFMVAVAHVAGFLLEDRAVCVERFSDDGYRTVAQGTKKEGCTILFMVLYFFGMASSIWWVILSLTWFLAAGMKWGHEAIEANSQYFHLAAWAVPAVKTITILAMGQVDGDLLSGVCYVGLSSVDALRGFVLAPLFVYLFIGTSFLLAGFVSLFRIRTIMKHDGTKTEKLEKLMVRIGVFSVLYTVPATIVLACYFYEQAFREHWERTWLLQTCKSYAVPCPPGHFSPMSPDFTVFMIKYLMTMIVGITTGFWIWSGKTLQSWRRFYHRLSHSSKGETAV